From a single Ischnura elegans chromosome 7, ioIscEleg1.1, whole genome shotgun sequence genomic region:
- the LOC124162403 gene encoding uncharacterized protein LOC124162403, with product MIRGVTIFAALAAMFVTPGSADDTVGAGRPVVRVPRYPDRLYFPDSLPQNRPVQPKRPATTEEAPTTTDHMPPMEIPLDFAMRLNEVENVTEFLREFVRVNPAVHGLEADVPIGNRFGEVERKAVTSPKPAGCSPELHSVSLVPESNSDPTLFYYPTCTRVERCGGCCSHDLLSCQPTVTEIINFQVVVTQYGGMSNLKYIGKEIVPIEQHLKCKCNCIVKREDCNIFQEYRDRECRCVCVNFDDEEKCNADSEMKIWDPRECTCKCREVKECSTGFYHDEKTCRCMEIPITRRRASEAFGDPGRRDIGRFSYKTVHRIFPLPSERSPIKT from the exons ATGATAAGGGGAGTGACGATCTTCGCGGCGCTCGCCGCCATGTTTGTGACGCCGGGGAGCGCGGACGACACCGTGGGAGCGGGGCGGCCCGTGGTTCGCGTGCCACGGTATCCAGACAGGCTCTACTTCCCAGACTCTCTACCGCAGAACAGGCCCGTGCAACCAAAAAGGCCCGCCACCACGGAGGAAGCACCGACCACCACGGATCACATGCCCCCCATGGAG ATCCCCCTGGATTTCGCCATGAGGCTGAATGAAGTGGAGAACGTCACGGAATTTCTTCGAGAGTTCGTCAGAGTAAATCCTGCCGTTCATGGACTGGAAGCAGACGTACCCATTGGAA ATAGATTTGGTGAAGTTGAGAGAA AAGCCGTGACCAGTCCAAAACCAGCAGGATGCTCCCCAGAGCTGCATTCAGTGTCCCTCGTTCCAGAATCGAACAGTGATCCAACATTATTTTACTATCCTACGTGTACAAGAGTGGAGCGCTGTGGAGGATGTTGCTCTCATGATTTACTTAGCTGCCAGCCAACTGTGACAGAAATAATCAATTTCCAA gTGGTTGTCACTCAATATGGAGGAATGAGCAATCTAAAGTACATTGGAAAAGAAATAGTCCCAATAGAGCAGCATCTCAAATGTAAATGCAACTGTATTGTTAAGAGAGAG gaCTGCAATATATTTCAAGAATATCGTGATCGTGAATGCAGATGTGTCTGCGTCAattttgatgatgaggaaaaatGTAATGCCGATAGTGAAATGAAGATATGGGACCCCAGAGAATGTACTTGCAAATGCCGTGAAGTCAAGGAATGCAGCACTGGGTTTTACCATGATGAAAAGACTTGTCG ctGTATGGAAATTCCAATAACCAGAAGGAGGGCAAGTGAAGCATTTGGCGACCCAGGAAGAAGAGATATTG